From the Bacillus tuaregi genome, one window contains:
- the yyaC gene encoding spore protease YyaC produces the protein MISNYHESKEMLTVEKLIPYDNKLAPFFIRDRLYKLIPEGTEHIYIVGIGSNKINGDSLGPFVGTLLEGLYANHVTVSGTLRYPLDAETLESELKQISFPDNSFVIAIDSVLGTERFVNSIMIRNGAMQPGEGVGNCLLPKVGDCCVMGVVLHNVPEETCSLFLTDLHLIYSMAMTIAKGISLTVRQYFQYPSHQPLLGLG, from the coding sequence AGTAAAGAAATGCTTACAGTAGAAAAGCTTATTCCTTATGACAATAAGTTAGCCCCATTCTTCATTCGGGATCGTTTGTACAAGTTGATACCGGAAGGGACTGAACATATTTATATTGTAGGAATTGGCTCAAATAAAATTAATGGTGATAGTCTTGGACCATTTGTTGGAACGTTATTAGAGGGATTATATGCAAATCATGTGACGGTTTCAGGGACATTGAGATATCCTTTAGATGCTGAAACACTCGAGTCAGAGCTTAAGCAGATTTCTTTTCCTGATAATAGCTTTGTAATTGCAATTGATAGTGTATTAGGTACTGAACGATTCGTTAATTCAATTATGATTCGTAATGGAGCTATGCAACCTGGGGAGGGTGTAGGGAACTGTTTGCTGCCCAAGGTTGGAGACTGTTGTGTGATGGGGGTCGTTCTTCATAATGTCCCGGAAGAAACCTGTTCTCTTTTTCTAACGGACCTTCATCTTATATACTCTATGGCCATGACAATTGCAAAGGGCATTTCGTTAACGGTTCGTCAGTACTTTCAATATCCATCCCATCAGCCTTTATTGGGATTGGGTTGA
- a CDS encoding Crp/Fnr family transcriptional regulator: MDSTKIHPSMTVAKGSNLFNAIEQVGTIQKYRKGDIIYLQDDPAREFYLIKSGRVKLFLTSKEGNEITLKLLGPHMIFGDASHLSHTPRLTSASTVTDVELLTVNIDRMLTYMTLNPSLMIELYSLMAQTIRLLSIQVYSMAFLSSDKKVAHILVQLGTYFKEKDTAPSYSIDYTHQEISELIGISRVTTTKILKQFEKQGWISLGYHKITVDDEVSLKQHALT, from the coding sequence TTGGACAGCACAAAAATTCATCCATCGATGACAGTAGCTAAAGGCTCCAATCTGTTCAATGCCATTGAACAGGTTGGAACCATACAGAAGTATCGAAAAGGGGATATTATTTATTTACAGGATGATCCAGCAAGGGAATTTTATTTAATAAAATCAGGCCGGGTAAAGCTATTCCTTACTTCTAAGGAAGGTAATGAGATTACTTTGAAATTATTAGGACCTCATATGATCTTTGGAGATGCCTCCCATCTCAGCCATACTCCCCGTCTAACCTCAGCCAGTACTGTAACAGATGTCGAATTACTGACCGTAAATATTGACCGGATGCTGACCTATATGACCTTAAATCCTAGCTTAATGATTGAGCTCTATTCCTTAATGGCTCAAACCATCCGCCTTCTCTCCATTCAGGTATACAGCATGGCCTTTTTATCATCAGATAAAAAAGTCGCGCACATATTAGTCCAGTTAGGAACTTATTTTAAAGAAAAGGATACAGCTCCTTCTTATTCTATCGACTATACACATCAAGAAATTTCAGAATTAATCGGGATTTCAAGAGTCACAACCACTAAGATACTTAAGCAATTCGAAAAACAAGGCTGGATTTCACTTGGTTACCATAAAATTACAGTCGATGACGAGGTTTCATTGAAGCAACATGCACTTACATAA
- a CDS encoding MGMT family protein: MNPFTRKVIAVVKSIPFGKVMTYGQIAAEAGSPRGARQVVRILHSMSDSHQLPWHRVVNKKGEIAIKDEETHSLQITLLNKEGIMVDEHHRINVKEYRHDVHVNNSNFNHP; encoded by the coding sequence ATGAATCCATTTACTCGCAAAGTCATTGCAGTCGTTAAATCTATTCCGTTTGGAAAAGTGATGACATATGGACAAATAGCCGCTGAGGCCGGAAGCCCAAGAGGAGCTAGACAAGTTGTTCGAATTCTCCATTCCATGAGCGACAGTCACCAGCTCCCTTGGCACAGAGTCGTGAATAAAAAAGGGGAAATTGCCATTAAAGATGAAGAAACGCACTCATTACAGATTACATTGCTCAATAAAGAAGGGATTATGGTCGATGAACACCATCGTATTAATGTAAAAGAATATCGGCATGATGTTCATGTGAACAACTCGAACTTTAATCATCCATAA
- the codY gene encoding GTP-sensing pleiotropic transcriptional regulator CodY, translating to MNLLTKTRKINALLQSTVGKTVNFNEMSHTLSRVMNANIYILGLQGGLLGISVHHEIENERIKSMLESRQFPESYTNRILEINETSSNLDVHSEYSVFPEENKTFFNHGFTTIVPIIGGGERLGSLILARMEDPFQNDDLMLAEYGSTVVGMEILREKTEAIAAEARNKAIVQMAINSLSYSEQEAIEHIVNELNGKEGLLVASRIADRVKITRSVIVNALRKLESAGVIESRSLGMKGTHIRVLNDRFLRTIEKMKEKNSQLA from the coding sequence ATGAATCTATTAACTAAAACGAGAAAAATTAATGCATTATTACAATCAACGGTTGGGAAGACAGTTAATTTTAATGAGATGTCGCATACATTATCAAGGGTAATGAATGCAAATATATATATATTAGGCCTTCAAGGGGGACTTCTAGGAATATCTGTTCACCATGAAATTGAAAATGAGCGAATAAAGTCTATGCTTGAGTCGAGACAATTTCCAGAAAGCTATACAAATCGTATTTTGGAAATTAATGAGACCTCATCTAATCTTGATGTTCATAGTGAATACTCTGTTTTTCCAGAGGAGAATAAAACGTTTTTTAATCATGGATTCACTACAATTGTTCCAATTATTGGCGGTGGAGAACGTTTAGGGTCTTTAATCCTAGCTAGAATGGAGGACCCATTCCAAAATGATGATTTAATGCTTGCAGAATATGGTTCAACGGTGGTTGGAATGGAAATTCTTCGTGAAAAAACGGAAGCGATTGCTGCTGAAGCACGCAATAAGGCGATAGTTCAGATGGCAATCAACTCATTATCCTATAGTGAGCAGGAGGCTATTGAACATATCGTTAATGAACTAAACGGAAAAGAAGGCTTATTAGTGGCTTCAAGAATAGCTGACCGTGTGAAAATAACTCGTTCTGTTATTGTCAATGCATTACGTAAATTAGAGAGTGCGGGGGTTATTGAATCACGTTCATTAGGAATGAAGGGGACGCATATTCGAGTATTGAACGATCGATTTCTACGTACAATTGAAAAAATGAAAGAGAAAAATAGTCAATTAGCTTAG
- a CDS encoding flavodoxin family protein, whose protein sequence is MKSLIVFYSHTGNNAKLAYELSKRMKCDIHKIMVEKKRTTFSILLDRYLKRKSKLSIYNLNLSEYKNVIFIAPIWGGQLAGPIREFIEAEKNNLNRYFFISICNGVKSQKEKLISELSSIVHKEPVEVTELWINAFLPDNRKNKIRYTFNFRVSMQELQQCKHEIDSFISRVTMDSPVT, encoded by the coding sequence ATGAAATCTTTAATTGTTTTTTACTCACATACAGGAAATAATGCAAAGCTAGCATACGAGTTAAGCAAAAGAATGAAATGTGATATTCACAAAATAATGGTCGAGAAAAAGCGAACAACCTTTTCGATATTATTGGATCGTTATTTGAAGCGTAAATCAAAACTGTCCATCTATAATCTAAATCTAAGTGAATATAAAAATGTTATTTTTATAGCACCTATATGGGGAGGTCAACTCGCTGGTCCTATAAGGGAATTTATCGAGGCCGAGAAAAATAATCTCAACAGATATTTTTTCATTTCAATTTGCAACGGAGTAAAAAGTCAAAAGGAAAAACTCATCAGTGAATTGTCTTCGATTGTCCATAAAGAGCCTGTTGAAGTGACGGAGCTATGGATTAATGCTTTTTTACCAGATAACCGTAAAAATAAGATAAGGTATACCTTTAATTTCAGAGTAAGTATGCAGGAATTACAACAATGTAAGCATGAGATTGATTCCTTTATTAGTAGAGTAACGATGGATAGCCCTGTTACTTAG